TTATTACCTTTTGTATAATTTAAAACCTTCTGAATATGAAGTTTCTCGACACTTTGCATAGAAAAAGCAGACATTGATTTTGTAGCTTTTTCAGGTTGATGCTGCATTTCATACGGTAAAACATCAGCGGTTAAAATATCGCCATTACTTAGAATTACAGATCTTTCGATAACATTTTTAAGTTCACGAATATTTCCCGGCCACGAATAATTTTCTAATTTCTGAAGAAAATCATCTGAAACAGTCAAGTTTTTTTTATTCGTTTTTTCAGAAAATTGCTTTACAAAATAGTTTGTTATGGGCTGAATATCTTTTATTCTTTCACGCAAAGGCGGAAGTGTAATCTCAAAAATATTCAAACGGAAATATAGGTCAGAACGAAAACGGTGTTCTTCACTTTCTATTTTTAAATCTCTGTTTGTCGCGGCAATTAATCTGAAATTTGATTTTTTGGGAGTTGTGTCTCCAATCGGAATATATTCGCTGGTTTCTAAAACACGTAATAATTTGGCTTGCAGTTCAATTGGCATTTCTCCAATTTCATCAAGGAATAAAGTTCCGCCGTTTGCTTCTTCGATAAAACCTTTTTTATCTTTTAGAGCTCCGGTAAAAGCACCTTGTTTATGACCAAATAATTCGCTTTCCAGAATTTCTTTACTAAAAGTACTGCAGTTTAAAGCGACAAAAGATTTGCCAACGCGATTACTGTTTTCATGAATCGCTTGTGCAAAAACTTCTTTTCCGGTTCCGGTTTCGCCAGTAAGTAAAACAGTAGAATCAGTTTTTGCCACTTTTTTTGCTAAATCAATAACCTGTTCGATTCCTTTTGATTTTCCTATAATGGTGTTAAAAGAATATTTATCGTTAATGCGTTTCTCGAGTTGTTTTACCTTTTTTTGTAATTGCGCTTTCTCGACAGCTTTGTATAAAAGCGGAATAATTTTGTCATTATCATCACCTTTTACAATATAATCAAAAGCGCCATTTTTCATGGCCTGAACTCCGTCAGGAATATTTCCGAAAGCAGTCAGTAAAATAACTTCAATCAAAGGAAAGCTACCTTTTATGTTTTGCAGAAAATCGACACCATTTCCGTCAGGTAATTTTACATCACATAAAACGACATCAATATCCGTTTGTTCGAGCTTTTTAAAACCTGATTTCAAATCTTTAGCTTCAATCACTTCAAAGCCTTCTGATTTTATAATGCGTGTCAACAGACTTCTGAGTTTTTCTTCGTCGTCTATGATTAAAATTTTATGTGTCATTTGAGGAAAAGTCTTGAATGGAAATTCATTTTTGAAGTACAAATTTAGGTTTTAAATTATTCATCTTTTTTGATTGATTGGAAATTCTTGCGAAAATTCAATTTTCAAAATAGTTCCATTATCATTTTCCATAGAGAATTTTGCTTCCAAATCATCACTCAAACCTTTTATTAAACTCATACCGAATGAATTGATTTTCTTGCCACTAAAATCAGAATCAACACCAATTCCGTTATCAGATATTGTGAGTAAATATCGATTTTCTGTTATTGCTTCAAGTGTGATATAAATCATTCCGGTTCGATCATCCGGAAAAGCATATTTTATAGAATTTGTTATCGCTTCATTCAAAATAAGTCCTAACGGAACTGCCTGAGCAACATCTAATTCTAACGGATCTATTTTTATTTCGAATCTAATTCTTTGTCCCAGATTAAAGGAATCTTTCAAATATTCGATCAATTCTCTAATATAATTTGGCATATTTATCGTCGAAATATTCTCAGAATTATAAAGTTTCTGATGAATCAAAGACATCGAATGAATTCTGTGCTGACTATTTTTTATAGCTGATAATGCCATATCATTATCCAAATATGCCGATTGAGAATTCAATAGACTTATTACTGTTTGAAGATTGTTTTTTACACGATGATGAATTTCTTTCAACAACCATTCTTTTTCATCCAGTAAATGTCTCAGATTAATATTTTTCTGGTTGATTTCTTTTTCTTTTAATTCGAGTTTAGCGTGATTTCGTTGTTTTAAACGGTATCGGTTGTACAATAAAGCGATTGTAATCAAAAGCAAAATTAAACTCCAAATCGATAAATTATTTAAGATTTTCGATTTATGTAACTCACTTTCCTGCAATTTCGACTGATCGTTTAAGAGCTTGATTTTTTGCTCTTTATTTTTAGTTTCATATTCAATTTTCAGTTCTTCAATTTGCTTGTTTTTAGAAATCCCAAGAGTTGAATCACTTATTTGTTTATAATTTTCAAAATGTTTTATTGCGCTTTTATAATTACCATTAACAGAATCTGTCTTGAATAATAAATACTGAAATCCCTGCGAATTATAATTTTTATTGTAGGTTTGGCAAAGAGCAAAAACTTTATCACTGTAAAATTTTGCTTTTTCGGGTCTGTTTGTTTCGATATAAAACAAAGCCATTTGAGTATATTGATGAACAACCTCGATAAAGGTTTCAGGAGTATTTAGTTGTGCTGCATAATAATCCATTTCTTTAAAATACTTTTCAGCTTGCACATAATCCTTTAAACTATAATAGCAATTAGCCTTAATATAATTAACTGACATTTTATCAAAAGTACTTTTTGGAGGATATTTTTCAGTTGTTGAATTGATATAATCCAGGGCTTCTTTAGTTTTTCCTTTTAAAGATAAAGCGGCAACAGCACCAAAAAAACTTTTATACCAAGTACCGCTATCAATGTTTTGATGTCCAAGATCAATACCTTTTTTGTACATTTCTAAGGCAGCTTCATTATGACCATAAATATTATATACGTCGCCCAAACGTAGATAAAAGACTTCTCCGAAAGTGTAATCTTTTTCAGTTTCCATTCTTTTTACACTTTTTAGAGCATAATATAAAGCAGTTTTGATACTTCGGTGAGTCAATTCTATGTAAGCAATTGTAGTTTCGGCAAATTGCTGATGTGTGAAACCAATTTTTCGGAGATCAATTAAATTTTGATACAACCTTTTTCTTGCTTCATCGATTCTGGCGGTCCAAAAATAAATAGTCGTAATCTTCATATAAGATTCTATTCTTTTTTCTTCCAATCT
This genomic window from Flavobacterium sp. 9 contains:
- a CDS encoding sigma-54 dependent transcriptional regulator — translated: MTHKILIIDDEEKLRSLLTRIIKSEGFEVIEAKDLKSGFKKLEQTDIDVVLCDVKLPDGNGVDFLQNIKGSFPLIEVILLTAFGNIPDGVQAMKNGAFDYIVKGDDNDKIIPLLYKAVEKAQLQKKVKQLEKRINDKYSFNTIIGKSKGIEQVIDLAKKVAKTDSTVLLTGETGTGKEVFAQAIHENSNRVGKSFVALNCSTFSKEILESELFGHKQGAFTGALKDKKGFIEEANGGTLFLDEIGEMPIELQAKLLRVLETSEYIPIGDTTPKKSNFRLIAATNRDLKIESEEHRFRSDLYFRLNIFEITLPPLRERIKDIQPITNYFVKQFSEKTNKKNLTVSDDFLQKLENYSWPGNIRELKNVIERSVILSNGDILTADVLPYEMQHQPEKATKSMSAFSMQSVEKLHIQKVLNYTKGNKAETARLLEIGIATLYRKLEEYSIQ
- a CDS encoding sensor histidine kinase → MKQTYTFCFLFFFIFQSWAQTSPSVTKYDLKKKRLLIQSSSMYLYNSNQGAIDVDSSVVLACKAYKLPVSLAYDEGFNDGSYLIGKDLIEKSDVNSVKRLLAKSKGEDAIKLSLQLGNFYLFKPGTKPEDLKNAFLYIEKAVSVSNQLKARKWQNQSLILLGKYYTQANNPIESKNCFVQVINDCKKQNDKLGLADALDAQGTLLSNLDPEKEKILQEAVSLYASLRLEEKRIESYMKITTIYFWTARIDEARKRLYQNLIDLRKIGFTHQQFAETTIAYIELTHRSIKTALYYALKSVKRMETEKDYTFGEVFYLRLGDVYNIYGHNEAALEMYKKGIDLGHQNIDSGTWYKSFFGAVAALSLKGKTKEALDYINSTTEKYPPKSTFDKMSVNYIKANCYYSLKDYVQAEKYFKEMDYYAAQLNTPETFIEVVHQYTQMALFYIETNRPEKAKFYSDKVFALCQTYNKNYNSQGFQYLLFKTDSVNGNYKSAIKHFENYKQISDSTLGISKNKQIEELKIEYETKNKEQKIKLLNDQSKLQESELHKSKILNNLSIWSLILLLITIALLYNRYRLKQRNHAKLELKEKEINQKNINLRHLLDEKEWLLKEIHHRVKNNLQTVISLLNSQSAYLDNDMALSAIKNSQHRIHSMSLIHQKLYNSENISTINMPNYIRELIEYLKDSFNLGQRIRFEIKIDPLELDVAQAVPLGLILNEAITNSIKYAFPDDRTGMIYITLEAITENRYLLTISDNGIGVDSDFSGKKINSFGMSLIKGLSDDLEAKFSMENDNGTILKIEFSQEFPINQKR